The sequence GTGTGCAGGTTGTTTACTGCAGCGTATACTTTAAGCGTTGAAACAGCCTCAAAACCCGAAAGCAATTTGCTAAAATCGTATCCGAATGTCAGGTTGTTGATTCTCACGTAATCTGCATCATGCATGTATATGTCAGAAACGTACTGCTGATTTCTGTTTGATACAGAAGATAGGCGTGGCATTTTTGTAGAAGTACCTTCGCCGTGCCAACGGTCAAATACACCTGTGGTGTAGTTTTGTGTTGGACTGTCTGCAAACGAACGGTACGATTGCATTACCTGCATTCCAAATTTTCCTGCCAAAGTGGTGTTCACGTAAAATCCTTTATAGGCAAGATTTAGTTGTAATCCCATTTCGAAATCAGGATTTGGATTACCCAGATAACCTTTATCATTTTCGTCGATTACACCGTCCATATTTTTGTCAACAAAGCGAACATCGCCCGGGCGCTGATCATTAAAATAAGGTGTTCCATCCGGTCCTACATAAGCATCAGCTTCATCCTGATTCTGTAGAATTCCATCCGTTTCATAACCGTAGAAATAACCGATTGGCTGACCAACTTCAACCCTTGAAACCTCTGCAGTACCTTGCGATAATACGTGAGAAGGTCCGTGAATAATACCATCGGTATTCGCAATTCTTGTTACCTCGTTTTTATTATGGGCTCCACTTAAAACAACACTATATCTAAAATCACTGATATTGTCGCTCCAGTTCAATACCATTTCAAAACCTTTATTTTCAATATCTCCACCATTGATAAAAGGAGCTCCGGCGCCCGAAGTACCCAAAATAGGTGCTACAACCAACCAGTCTTTTGTGGTTTTCTTATACCAGTCTAACGCAATACCAAGTCTTGAGTCAAGTAATCTCGCATCAAGTCCGATATTCAACTGCTCCGAAGTTTCCCATGTTACGTCCGGGTTTGGAACTTTTGCAGGGTAAGCTGTTGTTCCGGATACCGGTTTTGTGTCTCCAAAGAAATAGCCCGGGAAAGCATAGGATATCTGTGAAGAGTAAATAAAGTTATCGATTGACTGGTTACCGTTCTGTCCCCAGCTTAAACGTACTTTCGCGAAATCAAGGACGCTTGAAGTGCTTTGCATAAAGTCTTCGCTTGTAAGCACCCATCCCGCTGATACTGAAGGGAAATATCCCCATCTGTTACCTTTGGCGAAGTTAGAAGAACCATCTGCACGCATGGTAACCGAGAGCAGGTATTTTTCCTGGTAATTGTATTGTGCTCTTGCCATGTACGACATTAAACCACCACCACCGGCAGCCCAATCGGCTCCCCAGGTGTTGATTTCGCTAATAGAGCTAGGACTCTGGGTATTGTTAATATAGGCGTAACGAGGATCGCCGGGGAATAACAAATTATTTCTTGATCCTCCAACTTCTGTGTTGATGTCGTTTTGAAGTAACTCGTAACCAACTAATCCTGTTAATGCATGGTCTCCAAACTTACGATCGTATGAAAGTGTGGTTGTCCATGTCCAGTTGCTTCCCAGGTATTGGTTTTGAGAAGCTCCGTCGGTAGCATCGGTATAAAGTGTTCCCAAACGATAAGTCGGGTTCATCGATCTGCCCCAACCAAACCATGCATCAATACCGTAAGAAGATCTTAATCTTAAGTTTTTAATGGGTTCAACTATTGCATACACGTTTCCAACAACCCGGTTTCCTTTGCCATAATTGTAATTTGTAGCATAATACATAGAAGCAATAGGGTTGGTTGCCTGGTTTATATCGTCCATGGTTGGCGTAAAACCAAATTCGTTGATGTTATTATCAATAGCCGGCTGCCAGTAGGCAGGCATTAATGGGTGCTGAACCAGTGCATTATGCAAATCATTCCAGTAAATGTTACCGGTTCTGGCACTTCTGTTTTCAGTATTGGTATAGGTGATATTTTCCCCAACAGTAATAATATTGTGGTCCTTATTCTTTTTCAATACCATCTCTGTATTTAACCTCGCTGTCAACCTTTTGTATCCGGCATCTGTAATTTCACTTCCAATAATACTTTTCTGGTCGAAATAAGAAATCCCTGCAGAGTAGGTAATATCTTTGCTTCCGCCGGTAATGGTTAAAGCATGACTTTGCATCGGAACATCATTACTGGTAATCTCATCAATCCAGTTGGTACCTTCCCAACCATTTTGAAGAGCTCCCCAAACGTCGTTACCTAACTGGTCGGCTAATGCGTCGCCATAGTTGGTTCTCAGCCAGTTGTTTCCAGTAATCTCTTTTTGCCAGTCCATTGGTGCCTTACCGTCGTTCACCCTACCTTCGTCCATGATATACATGTACTCCTGAGCTGTTAAAGGATCCAGGTTTTTGTATATATTCTGAATTCCATAATAAGCGTCGTAAGTTATTTTTGCTGGTCGGTCTTCGCTACCTTTTACAGTAGTTACCAGCACAACGCCGTTTGCAGCTCTCGAACCATAAATTGCAGCTGATGCCGCATCTTTTAATACATCAATTGATTCAATGTCGGATGGACTAAGGTAGTCGATGTCGCCAACAGCAACACCATCAACAATGTATAATGGATTGGAGTTACCAATGGTTCCCAAACCACGAATTGTTACCCTGGTTCCCGCACCCGGAGCACCATTGTTTCGTGTAATACTAATACCGGCAGCAACACCTTGTAAAGCTTCCATAGCAGAACCTGTATTAAGCTCGGCGATGTCTTCACCTTTTACGTTTAAGTTTGCACCGGTAGTTAAAGCTTTCTTTTGTACACCATAACCAACAACAACAACTTCGTCAACGCTGAACAGATCGGGATCGAGCTGTACATTGATTTCAGTTCTTCCTTCTACATTTATGGTTTGTGCTTTCATTCCAATATAGGAATAAACAAGCACTGCATTTGATGGT comes from uncultured Draconibacterium sp. and encodes:
- a CDS encoding TonB-dependent receptor, coding for MKEKLVIRKILMLCMGIFFVLGASAQEVVLTGVVSSSEDNQPLPGATITIQGTTTGTVTNFDGVYELTVPSNAVLVYSYIGMKAQTINVEGRTEINVQLDPDLFSVDEVVVVGYGVQKKALTTGANLNVKGEDIAELNTGSAMEALQGVAAGISITRNNGAPGAGTRVTIRGLGTIGNSNPLYIVDGVAVGDIDYLSPSDIESIDVLKDAASAAIYGSRAANGVVLVTTVKGSEDRPAKITYDAYYGIQNIYKNLDPLTAQEYMYIMDEGRVNDGKAPMDWQKEITGNNWLRTNYGDALADQLGNDVWGALQNGWEGTNWIDEITSNDVPMQSHALTITGGSKDITYSAGISYFDQKSIIGSEITDAGYKRLTARLNTEMVLKKNKDHNIITVGENITYTNTENRSARTGNIYWNDLHNALVQHPLMPAYWQPAIDNNINEFGFTPTMDDINQATNPIASMYYATNYNYGKGNRVVGNVYAIVEPIKNLRLRSSYGIDAWFGWGRSMNPTYRLGTLYTDATDGASQNQYLGSNWTWTTTLSYDRKFGDHALTGLVGYELLQNDINTEVGGSRNNLLFPGDPRYAYINNTQSPSSISEINTWGADWAAGGGGLMSYMARAQYNYQEKYLLSVTMRADGSSNFAKGNRWGYFPSVSAGWVLTSEDFMQSTSSVLDFAKVRLSWGQNGNQSIDNFIYSSQISYAFPGYFFGDTKPVSGTTAYPAKVPNPDVTWETSEQLNIGLDARLLDSRLGIALDWYKKTTKDWLVVAPILGTSGAGAPFINGGDIENKGFEMVLNWSDNISDFRYSVVLSGAHNKNEVTRIANTDGIIHGPSHVLSQGTAEVSRVEVGQPIGYFYGYETDGILQNQDEADAYVGPDGTPYFNDQRPGDVRFVDKNMDGVIDENDKGYLGNPNPDFEMGLQLNLAYKGFYVNTTLAGKFGMQVMQSYRSFADSPTQNYTTGVFDRWHGEGTSTKMPRLSSVSNRNQQYVSDIYMHDADYVRINNLTFGYDFSKLLSGFEAVSTLKVYAAVNNLHTFTSYDGMDPEVRFGHDAGWASGIDLGLYPLPRTVMFGVSVAF